In Macrobrachium nipponense isolate FS-2020 chromosome 13, ASM1510439v2, whole genome shotgun sequence, the DNA window tatatatatatagatattatatatacatatattttatatatatttataaccttTTCATTCACAGGCAACTGATGTCcagttaaaatataaattaattgattctACCCATAACCCGTATCCTTCAGTTGTAAAATTGCTGCAGGAATTTAAGCGAAATTACTTGGTCTTAAAGACACTCAACAAACCATCTTGTAAATGAAATTTCCATCAGTTTGTTTTTTCGTTCTCAGAGCAATCCTGCTGATATTATATAGTAGAAAGTTTATCTTCACTTTTTTTCATACACTATTAAATCAAATTACTGACGTTAATGGTTGTAGAACAGGAGTCTCTTTATAATGGAGTTTGCTTCGTCACCGACGTCGGGCGGGACGACACACAAAACGGCAGAAAGAAACCGCAAgacttcttttgaaatgccatagatgtaaacacacaatacaagtgaagcttctatattattttatgatgaaaaatcatttacgtaaaatataaaaagatagattactttcctggtagtgttattaaaatgaattttgcGCTGGGACTCGTCATTCAGAAATCCCATGTATACTGTAAAGAAGTGTAACAGGGTGTTTTGCTTCGGCCACCGATCgagtgtgttacacacacacacacacacacctagagtttttcatgttaaggcaaaatgagaaAGTCAGTGATTATAAATAGGAGATAAAAACTTTTTGAACATTCCatgaattatcagaaaatgcctatttcaacttaatatcgaataatagttgttttcTATGTTCTGTTTACGTCGCCCTGACCGGATCTCCCCAAgggtgacatttcagaatttcctTGTTAAACAATTCCAACGCTACCTTTGatatctaaaactgaaaaaatatagcatacatactgcatatagctgctgttacaaccctgatatagagatacattactatttttctactttgtaatgCTGGCGGGGACCCGGTCTAAAAAGAGGTCAGTATGTAAACAAGATCCGAAAAAGGGCAGCCAGGATCAGGAGAATAACGCTATGCTTAAGTCATAAGTTATACCACCTGTAACggagtgaaggaacaataaagctgtgaatactttacacgaagtgtgtatttaatccaccttGAGCCCGCGAAAGTATTAATTAAGTTATGACAATTGTCTTCTTAGGCTTGTACAGCAGCTTCAGGTTAGTTTTTCACAAGAGCGCAGCCAACGACGAAACCCCACTTGAAGAAGACTCATCAAGTTATAAATCCAAGAGGAGGGAATCCAATGAGGAAGAGTCACTTGATTTGAGATGTATAGTAAACAAGAGTTCTGTTCAACCTTATGTTgttagttgtcaattgaatcataagccatttttatttgaaattaacaccggttcagctatttctacattaaagtatgatgatttcaagaagttaaattggACATTACTTAACTGTAGAAACTAAATTGCAGGGTTATCCAAGTGCCAATCAAAGTATTTGGGAaggtcaaagtttcaaatttttttaatacaaacagcaaaatcattcagacgttgaattcataattgttgggtcagacgCCCCAAATAACTTGATTGGTAGGAAATTTAATAGATAAGGTGCAATATAATTAATGTCCATCAGTTAAATTATAACAGATTTTGTGGAAAactataatgtagatagtttgaaacctattaagaactttcaagcccgattgtatcctaaagttggtcatgttctgttttttcagaaggtccgcacggtgccactgacgttacgcagtgaggttgagagtgcgctgcaagagcttgcaaaaaataagattatagaaagagtagaattctcagattatgcctcgCCAATTGTTCTGTcaggaagcagaatggatcccttagggtttgtggggattttccgtaaaataaatgaaattcttcatgaatctaaatttccattacctaatatgtcagaattaattttccaatgtgtctggatataagtattataccagacttgacctcaagaatgcttattttgcaaatggaagttgctctagaagaccgtaaatatttggtattaacacacatttgggtctatatagatatttacagtTACCATTTGGTATtcattctgctcctgcaatatttcagaagttcatttcccacttgttagcttcttatgattttgcttatccagagctggatgatattgttataggtggagactcaccagctgaacatgataaacgtgcaactagcagagagaagagccccattaactgtccttgttgtcggtctgtttctttgtttagttttaaagatgttaactttactgaacactcgttcgcattcagcattagagtgcggcaagcaaagagcagttagagcaaaattggctaggtctgaaaagctagactctttttgggacacttctccccagaactttCAAGTGATAcattaacgagatgtttaagttcatgttgcaatatgggaaacattctccattgatcatccagcttttgaagtagtgagtggtcatctgggggtacaatcagggtaagctcagatgcaagaggggAGGGATTCTTCTTTGAATTCTGATGTCAggcattttttggacagagacagtctaactttgacaggacaccatcattgaaattatacctcttctttatttctgtgcatgccaCTGCAAGGAAAACTTCTACACATCTGAAAAAACTCCTGCTGctgagctttcttttcctgtatggagggtttttttaatccctgcataactttaactcctaggtacatacatttggctgtcactaagatgcctatcatgtctttcaggatttacagtatttacatcAGTTTTTATTACAtaggtcctgtccataaatgagagaagaaggtctctgaatagcatggacactttatcatTGAGTACTGGTTATCACTGCTTTATCTAactggaaaaatttgttgaactcagtaaactttggaagaacccagtcaaggaacatgaaattataacttcatgaaaggatcatgaagggagttgataatcaactctgttgctaatagtttctcagcgaaccacttctccgagaaaaatagcttcagtgcctcccactgttccaatatctttgaaccacgttacaatGGAGACAAGCGGGGCGGCAAGCcatgttttagggctgttgccttgtataataaggcgccctatgaggtaatgttagacttgcgataatcttacgctaagtcggttggtattgcacttccatattcatgggagtgtcttggggttgtGTAGAtccacttacgaagtcggtattatcttcttgggttATGACGAcgaatgtgttaaactcatgatgattcggtgatgaggtgaggatctagtagaaaccacgaagtacaaaaatacttatattctctgaattttacatggtgaagatcaggtatgattgttcaagtcttctaatgacgatagcttgatcgcttctgccaatgatgatggctaattctattctctctacatgataaagctttaggtaaagaggtacaggtcttctaatgatgatagctaactctcttctgcccgtctaccatctctgttacaagttatgaagaagcagatagtagctcgaacatatgaactacaatcagatgacatagttacatacgaaacacacaatcaaaatgagacacgctacagatcacgtaggccgtttgaattataggtcgcggtagttgtctcaagcagggagcttggactagagtttataaaacaaatgaatgactacaggtgacggcatgttatcttagcctacttttattgtatacgtcatctttagcgtctctagtctgatcacattgcccgcaagcaatctggtgacctctttagtttagtcttttatatattggactaacattccatatttttattatgtaaacactttcaCATGTATGGACTCTGAAatcgtttttaatttattttttatttatttatttttagaaattagcctgtttcatggaggagttcaccgaccacttatatttgtaattgtatacttatcaacaccttagaTTTATCGTACAAACCGTACGATTatggaaaatgctatcgtacatcgtaccaaaaccgtttttatcgtacatgtacgacAATTATCGTACGTGGGCAACACTGCCCCTGCCGCTTCTCTTCAGAAAGCGTAGGATGGGAAAAATGTCGTACAACAAATATGATTACCcatggaaaatttatgtaaaacgcaACGGAACGAAAGGATATCAAAACATCGtatttttcgtgatattttcattgcagatactttcacaaaaaatcatttttgacccACTTATAGGTTAGCTAGAGCACGAATATTTTACGTCTAGCTGTGGCACACATCAATGTTACCAGAAATGagtaaaactcgatttcgcccacTGAATTCAAAATTGCCGTATTTCAGGCCTCCCAACTGAGGCGGTCCCCTTAAGCAGAGTGTTTCTAGACTTTCCAGGGATCAAATGCTTATAATACAAAGATTCGGTGTACCGAAGACTTTGATGTAAGAGGACTTTTCAATGGAAACTTCAAGACTTCAAGGTCCGAGAACATTTTTTTAACTCCAATTTGACCTCTCCCTGAAAAAGGGGCTTATCTTAAAAACCTGCTCAATAATACACATACCTGAACAACTTGGAATAAAACTGGACACCCTCGTAATTATACTCGCAGAATATAGGATTGAACTGCAGAAACCGGCGACAACTTAATATGacattgtttatgattttactcACCCGAGAAGTATTTTCTTCCACTAGAGCTTTTATCAGGGAAAGCCCAATCACAAGCTTCCGTNNNNNNNNNNNNNNNNNNNNNNNNNNNNNNNNNNNNNNNNNNNNNNNNNNNNNNNNNNNNNNNNNNNNNNNNNNNNNNNNNNNNNNNNNNNNNNNNNNNNNNNNNNNNNNNNNNNNNNNNNNNNNNNNNNNNNNNNNNNNNNNNNNNNNNNNNNNNNNNNNNNNNNNNNNNNNNNNNNNNNNNNNNNNNNNNNNNNNNNNNNNNNNNNNNNNNNNNNNNNNNNNNNNNNNNNNNNNNNNNNNNNNNNNNNNNNNNNNNNNNNNNNNNNNNNNNNNNNNNNNNNNNNNNNNNNNNNNNNNNNNNNNNNNNNNNNNNNNNNNNNNNNNNNNNNNNNNNNNNNNNNNNNNNNNNNNNNNNNNNNNNNNNNNNNNNNNNNNNNNNNNNNNNNNNNNNNNNNNNNNNNNNNNNNNNNNNNNNNNNNNNNNNNNNNNNNNNNNNNNNNNNNNNNNNNNNNNNNNNNNNNNNNNNNNNNNNNNNNNNNNNNNNNNNNNNNNNNNNNNCACAAGCTTCCGTGTCATTCCTTTAGAGCACGCAAAGAAATAACGACCGGTGATTAGTTGAGAGCCAACTAAGGAATATCTAGGAGTGCAGTATGTTACGTCACATCTGTCACTAGCGACATCTGTTGCATGGTTACGCTACCCATGACAAACTATTGCTACGAAGGGTACTGGATCACGTCTGTTCAAACAGAAAAATGTAACTGATTTTATCACCTTCtcattttaaatcttaaaataaaatacaactgtCCCGTCCCTAAAACCATTAGTTTTGTGATCAGttgctaataaaacaaatattattgtaGAAATTTTAGTGAGTCTAAACTAAAATCACCTTGCACTTTAAAGTGAAACATTTTCATTTATGGGCGTGCCCATGGCtcaatttcgagagagagagagagaaaaaaaacagatacTGTTTTCGGACGCTTCAAtgtaacaaaaatatttgttaacaTTTTCGGACAGTATAATTCCAATATAAAAACATCAGAATGCAtcaatgctaaataaaaaaaattcagaggtTTACAGACAATATTGTTctgctttaaaaagaaaaatgcttttttcacTTGTGGGAGCACCCATAACTGAATTtagagaaattataaaaaaatattaggtattGAAAATATCTGACAGTTTAACATCCAAATAGAAGAATCAAAGTATTATCTGTCAAAAGAGTCTCAAAGAGGACTATGAAAAATTTGGTTCCGACTGTATTGAGGCTTGAGCTACAAAACTTCGCATGGTTTCCTATGacataattaattttacttatagTTACCCTAGCGAGGTATCAATGTTTTCTTTGACttagaaggaaaataaagaaaacgtagGTATTGTAGTATGGTGACTAAAGGAAAATTACAGCTTCCAACTTTGGTGATTATAAAATGCGAAGTATTGGATAATTTTTCTCTCATGAGGATTAAATATTAAAGTAACTTTACTATGTTAATAACTTAGGTATAAATGTTTGACTGCGGGACGCACCTCGAGCTCTTAAAAATTTCCTGCAAATGACAATTAAATTGCATCGAATAAAATTTGCGGCGTGTCGAAATCAACCCGAATTACCTTACCAGTCTGCATCAATTTGACAATGCCGTCcgctaatttttttcttctgaattTTCTAGAAACTCGTAATCTAAAGAAGTAAGAATTCATGTCTCACAGATAACTACATGATGTTCAATGAAACTATGGGAGTTAGTATAATTACCGTATAGCTAGTATACCGTTAGGACTAAGATTTTAAGCTACAACTACTTTGCATAATTATGGAAAATGGTATCTGGCTTTTAACGTTAATTACATAAACTTAAGAGGATGAATTTTCGGTTACTTAAGGAGAGAAGTTAGCGCTGGTTGAATGATGCCATGCAAACTTTGAAAGCAAATCCATTCAACCATAGTCAAAAAGCCAACATCAGTTATAAAGGGGCCTCATGGCAGGGTTTTAacacttatttcttttatttccttataaaaaaggaaaatagattatATTGACTGCGGAAAGTAAATAGAACTCATCGTTTattgttctgtaaaaaaaaaaaaaaaaagctcaattCAGTTGTAACGTAATTAACATGGTAAATCTAGATACACGTCTACGTATGAGTCAAAATTATTCATCCAAAAATATCATGTTACCACTAAGGTTACTCATCAAGCATAAAACCAGCTTTACCAGAGGAGACGGACAATATGAGGACACAATTATTTAgtatctgtcattttttcttcaaaagataGAATTCCAGCATATTAATGTTGGTAACAAAATCGACAAGACATGCAGTGTCTCAAATTAGTTTTATCGATGACTCATATTTTTCTAGCGTTTGATATAATTATGGTCGAGAACAAGCGTGGGATGGCGAATTAAATCTATTATCTTCCTTTGAGGAACCTCGCTGTTCAATAATTACATGGAAATTAAATTACAGTACGTAGTTCATAATGCATGAGGATGGCGAACATTGGTTAAAATTTAGAAAACTATCGAGAGGCTTAATAAGGTAGTTTTCACAATGCCTTAAAAGATTAAGGTCACGTGGTAAGGACACTACGTATAGTATACTTACCAAGGTAATTCACCATGTCAGAAAGAACAATCAGATCATTATGCAACATATAACGCtgtattaaaaactataaaatttaatgtaaagCTTTAAACCTGCTGTATTTTAACGGATATAAATATAGCGTTTCGTAAACTTCGATGATGGCTATCACAACAGGAAATGTTAAGTTTGTAGAGCCTGCGTGTCTTGTACCGATTCCTTCCTGGTGTATAACTAGTTAATTCAAAGCAGCAGTAATACTAGCATGCAGCAGGTTCATTAAGATTTGAAATGAAGTTGCGAGGTGAATCTCATGTATTATTATACGGTAAAGGAATTTCTCACGCATTGGATCCTTAAGCCATGTTCAATAACTTGAACCAAAGCACAAATACTTCCGCAACATAGTATAGTCTTTGTTGCCGAAAACAAGAAATGAATATCACGAACACTTGGCCTCATCTTTTGTTAAAAAGCAGAAGAAACAGCGACTCTTCTAAACGTTAGGTACTCAGCATTTAATTAAAAGGGAACAACGCAGTCATTTGAACTCCGCCAGAAACTTTTAGACACTAGTTGGGTGCGTGACTCCCAAGAATAGGAAAAATCAACTGCCAAGTCCATCGAAGTTAAAAAGTAGGGGGGCCGGGTTTGGAAAagtgtataaaattttttaaaaaggccAAATACACTGAAAATATAGCCTTTCTTCTTTTTGCTCGTGAACGAATGTCAGAAAATATCTCGATTCACAATCGGCTTGTTGCACTTGTGGGCGACATAAAAATCCAttcgaaaaaaaactaaatcaacaAGCTGTTTCAGTTTCTCAACacgagagagaattttaatttgatttatatagatttttggtatTATGCCAAGGACTGGGGCaacgaaggccattcagcgctgaaacggaaattgacagtaaaaggtttgaaaggtgttacaggaggaagaCCTCCCAGTTGCGCTATGAATTAATCGTTAGGcgagggtggacagtaaaatggaagagaatatgaacaaaggtacagtaaaaggactgaaagtagttgcagccaaagggacgctgcaaagaacctttagtaatgcctacattgcaccgaatgaggtgcactgacggcactatccaccCGCCTCTGAAAACAGAGATAATACAGTTTTACTTTAATGGGCAGTTTTCGTGAGAGAGCACTATGCCGTTATAACgaagtttatttgtatggtgattttacgttgcatggatatAACGAATGTCCTTACCATCTCTCAAGGAAACCAATATTACCCCTACCCTCACCCCCGAAAAATATCTACCATTCGTCAATTTACTCACTATTTTCTATATCGTAACCAATTATTTAGCCTAAGAGTCACGCATAATTAAATCAAAGCCTATTAAATCAACAACACGCCATTTACGTAAACTTCATACAAACTTTCGCGACAGTTTCAGGTGGTAGGGAGAATGTCAACATCTAAACGATGGGATTGGGAGTTAGGGGTTGTTGGGCTTATTTACAATCGGATATATAATGATCGAACAACACGTTTGATTAAATTAACTTATGTCGATACCAAAGAACCCTTCTACAACGATGCATATGAAGATTTCACGTGAACTCACGATTCATCAAGTGTCAAAGGATTacttgtttgttcgtttgtattacgttgcatgaaaccagcaacgggaccaacggctttaacggacttccgaaccacgtcgagagtgaatttctatcaccagaggtggtaggccaagactataccgatcacgaCACGGAGGAGTTTCAAGGGATTAATGCAATACAATACTACTTACTTTACAGAACGATTTTGATCAATCATCAGATATACCATAACCACGGCACtgaaattatcttaaaaattaTGAATGCTCAGTACTCTCGCACAGATGGCTTCTCTAATCTAATTGTGCCTCACAGACCGGCCTAATGAGGACTGTTGAAAACTTGGCACAGCAGCGCTCTTCAGCCCAGCTTAATTTTTCAGAAGGTAGGCCGAGAGTGGACAACAAGCGTGTTACCATAACAAATTCAAGAGTAACTAATCGAAAATAGCAAATCTTTAATTTCACCTTAGTTCGTTAACCGGTTAGTAGTTTAAATCCGATGTCATCACAGGCATTGAAAGTTCCTGCTACGCACGTTATACAGTTTAAACAGACTTCTGTCAGGGTCATGGCAAAACTAACCAGCCATAGTACCATATGGATGGACAACTTATTGCCAGCTTACAAGATATACACTATGGCCGTGCATGTCATTTAAATTTAACCACTTATCACCAATGTTGTAATCCATCCACCATACAAGATATACACTATGGCCGTGCATGTCATTTAACCACTTATCACCATCCATCCACCATTAAGCAAACAAACCGTGCGTCATTATTTAAATTTAACCACTTCTCACCAATGTTGTAATCCACCCATAATTAAGCAACTAAGTAAATGTCTCATATTTTAACTTTCAAAACGAAGTCTAAAATCAGTTCCTTCTCCTCTCCCCTGTAAGTTAACTGGTCTTATCTTTCAAATGAAGTAATTAAAACTTCACTTTCATGTATATTCTCTATGGCACAGTGGTCACTCAAAGTATAAAGGTTGATTATTGCTTTACTACATTTCGCAAATGTTTATCTAAAAACTCATCTTTTAAgagttttttaaattcaaaatttatgccTTTACTGTGTCAAAGCAAGTAACTGTTGATGACCATGGTAGTTGTGACGCCCATTCCAAGGGTAAACATCAATCTGGCTTATTGCTATATACACACTTGTAACGGGAATTAAAAGCTACAACTTACACAcaagttttatttaaattttaaaaacaacgTGTCTTACAAACATACGACTATTTTTTTgctaattttaaaactttaaaaaaaatcttggggTGATTGATTCACTTCCCTGCAAAACACTGCGAATGCTTATGATCCTCCTTCATCACATCCTCTTCTGTGGGAAAAAGTATTCAAGGTTACAGAAGGTATTAAAAGGAGCACTTTTCACAATCCCTTTTTCCTTAAAAGTTAACCCCTCTACCATTTCTATATAGACTgtctttaaatgattttttgtcCAAGAACCTTTTATAACTAATTTCATTTCGCAAAAATTACACTGACTTAAGCAAATCAAGACCATAAGGCGTAAATAAAAGGCCACAAATGTGAAATTACAATTTAACCTAAACCTCACTTTAGCAAATAAATTTTTCACAAGCTTCACAATGATTCTAGTCTGCCGTGCAAATAGTGCTCAAACTACACAAGCGGTGCATTTAAATTTTCTGACAGGTGTTGAAGGTCACTTATTACTATACTTACGTCTTCCAATTACTTCCTCGTTACGCTGACTTTCAAGGACTTCATTTTGGAGATTTTCAGTTACTTCATTATTATGGAGATTTTCGGTTACTTCATTATTATGGAGATTTTCGGTTACGTCGTCATTATGCCGACCTTCAGTTACTTTAACATTACGACGACTTCTAGTCACTTTTTCATTATGCAGGCTTTTACTTTCACCTTCATTATTCAGACTTACAGGTACTCTACTTTCAGTTACTTTATCATCATGTTTTTCAGTTACATCATGCGAGCCTTGAGTTACTTTAACGTTACGAAGACTTTCAGCTACTTTTTCATTACGATGAGTTTTTGTTACATCATCGTGCAGACTTTCAGCTACTTTATCATTACGACGAGTTTTTGTTACATCATCGTGCAGACTTTCAGCtactttatcattttgtttttcagttaCATCATGCCTCCCTTCAGTAACTTTAACATTACGGACACCTTCCGTTACTTTATCATTTTGCCGAAGTTTTTCTACTTCATCATGCAGACGTTCACTATCCTCTTTTTCGGTTTCTTCTTTGTTATGCAGACTTTCCGTTAATTTATCATGTTTTTCAGTTACATCTTCCCGACCCTCAGTTACTTTGACATTAAGCCGATTTGATGTTATTTCATCATCTTGCAGACTTTCATCGTCATTATGCCGACTTTTAGTTACTTCATCATGATGGCGGCTTTTAGTAGATTTCTCACTACGCCTATCAACTGGATCGCTCAAAGTCATTGCTTCAAACGCTTCCGCCACCTGATCCTGGTGGTTGAACAGCAAGTCGTCCACTTCGTAAATGACAGTCTCATCATCCAGCGTTTTGATCTTATGCACTAACAAGCCATTTACCGTAACTGACCCTAAGGACGGAGTAGATAACATttgatggaaaaattaaaattctacttTAAAATCCAAGAAcgtatatggaattttaaaatgCCCAAGTTTCAACTTTGATGTTCTTGCCGTTAGCAAATGACCTAACCAACCACACCTAACTTATACCTCAACGTGACCAGGTCCTTACCCTATTGCTTGCGAGAGCTTAATTTGAACTTAATCGAATGAGAAAATAAACTGCATTAAACTTATTTAACTTTTATCCCCCGCTCAAAAACCACTTTTCCGCAACGGTGTTCCCAAATTAAAATGTGATGTCCCTTATCTCAAAGTACTAGTTTACTAAAAACTAGTGTCAAACGATCAGAgcatatattaaaacaaaatggaTGTGTTCAGTAAATTCCAAGATCCAACGACTTGCAAGTAAAACGCCAAAACGcaaactctcaaaaaaaaaaaaaaaaaaaaaaaaaaaaaaaaaaaaaaaaaaaaaaaaaaaaaaccctctagcCATGACGCAAAACTGTTTTCTATGAACCTATTAAGAAAGCCTATCTTACCATCATCTGTTTTATGGAAGTTCAAAGATTTCCCGTTCATGTTCATGACTGTCAGACCCTCCGGATCCTCCATCCTCGGGTCATCCTCATTCACCACTTCAAGAGCCATATGGTCGAGGAGGAACTCCTTGCGCAGTCGAACACTCTCCTCGTCGTCGTCATAAAGCGGGTGAGGTCCGTCCACAGGCACCAGTCCAATCATGGCCATATCGTTCGGAGTGAGGATTGTTCCGGGTTCTGAAATTGAATAAAGTCATAAGACATCGATTTGAGCAagttatttcttaaaataaaatactctaGTTTGAAAATGAGCGTGATGTTTGTTACAAAAACACGTAGTTCATTTAAATTTCGtagaatttaagaaaaattataatggcagatctagtaataattccgcgtcgggtatttctttggaaattatagtttcctatagtatttgggctGCTTATCAAGATCTTAAGTTATTTTTTGGGGTAGAGTATTTaacccaaggggctagtactaaacacggcgaagtaCATTAGACTCCACAATCCCTAGTGATGTCGTATTAGCGGGACCGTTCTTTGTAGTCTGTGCGGAGTATTTTCCTAGAATTACCATACAATTTCCCTTAGAGGGGGAATATCTCCTCGTgctaatttaaattaaaatatcccAATCTAAGTTGACAAACTTCCCGACACGAAATAACAATAGCACAGTTACataccaataaaaaaacaaggggTGTATCATACTCACTCATGACGCTCCTTTCGAGGGAAATATCATGGTTGAGCTCCATGTTCCAAATATCCAAGAATGTGACATCGCCCTCCGATACCGAGCCAGGAATAAGTGGGACTTGGAAAAATCCTTTCGTTAACCCAACGATCTGCATAATCCACAGCCATCCTACTGTTCCTAAGAGCAAAAATAAATTAGGTCGGCAAAAATGTAAGCACCGACCTATTAAGAACTTCCAAGACTTCAAGAAAGCTTAAAAGCTTAACACTCCTTATCTACGGGTTTTCCCATTCACTCACCCATACACGTCATCTCCATGGTCACAATACTTCGTTCCTAACACAATAAATCAATAGAAAAGACACGAAAATCCTCCACATCCAGTGTTTCTTTCTTCTACTAAAGGACG includes these proteins:
- the LOC135225723 gene encoding uncharacterized protein LOC135225723 isoform X1, encoding MEMTCMGTVGWLWIMQIVGLTKGFFQVPLIPGSVSEGDVTFLDIWNMELNHDISLERSVMKPGTILTPNDMAMIGLVPVDGPHPLYDDDEESVRLRKEFLLDHMALEVVNEDDPRMEDPEGLTVMNMNGKSLNFHKTDDGSVTVNGLLVHKIKTLDDETVIYEVDDLLFNHQDQVAEAFEAMTLSDPVDRRSEKSTKSRHHDEVTKSRHNDDESLQDDEITSNRLNVKVTEGREDVTEKHDKLTESLHNKEETEKEDSERLHDEVEKLRQNDKVTEGVRNVKVTEGRHDVTEKQNDKVAESLHDDVTKTRRNDKVAESLHDDVTKTHRNEKVAESLRNVKVTQGSHDVTEKHDDKVTESRVPVSLNNEGESKSLHNEKVTRSRRNVKVTEGRHNDDVTENLHNNEVTENLHNNEVTENLQNEVLESQRNEEVIGRQEDVMKEDHKHSQCFAGK
- the LOC135225723 gene encoding uncharacterized protein LOC135225723 isoform X2; this encodes MEMTCMGTVGWLWIMQIVGLTKGFFQVPLIPGSVSEGDVTFLDIWNMELNHDISLERSVMKPGTILTPNDMAMIGLVPVDGPHPLYDDDEESVRLRKEFLLDHMALEVVNEDDPRMEDPEGLTVMNMNGKSLNFHKTDDGSVTVNGLLVHKIKTLDDETVIYEVDDLLFNHQDQVAEAFEAMTLSDPVDRRSEKSTKSRHHDEVTKSRHNDDESLQDDEITSNRLNVKVTEGREDVTEKHDKLTESLHNKEETEKEDSERLHDEVEKLRQNDKVTEGVRNVKVTEGRHDVTEKQNDKVAESLHDDVTKTRRNDKVAESLHDDVTKTHRNEKVAESLRNVKVTQGSHDVTEKHDDKVTESRVPVSLNNEGESKSLHNEKVTRSRRNVKVTEGRHNDDVTENLHNNEVTENLHNNEVTENLQNEVLESQRNEEVIGRQDVMKEDHKHSQCFAGK
- the LOC135225723 gene encoding uncharacterized protein LOC135225723 isoform X3, which translates into the protein MEMTCMVGWLWIMQIVGLTKGFFQVPLIPGSVSEGDVTFLDIWNMELNHDISLERSVMKPGTILTPNDMAMIGLVPVDGPHPLYDDDEESVRLRKEFLLDHMALEVVNEDDPRMEDPEGLTVMNMNGKSLNFHKTDDGSVTVNGLLVHKIKTLDDETVIYEVDDLLFNHQDQVAEAFEAMTLSDPVDRRSEKSTKSRHHDEVTKSRHNDDESLQDDEITSNRLNVKVTEGREDVTEKHDKLTESLHNKEETEKEDSERLHDEVEKLRQNDKVTEGVRNVKVTEGRHDVTEKQNDKVAESLHDDVTKTRRNDKVAESLHDDVTKTHRNEKVAESLRNVKVTQGSHDVTEKHDDKVTESRVPVSLNNEGESKSLHNEKVTRSRRNVKVTEGRHNDDVTENLHNNEVTENLHNNEVTENLQNEVLESQRNEEVIGRQEDVMKEDHKHSQCFAGK